CACAAATGAAAACGGTGTTGTTTGTCCAGCAGGCTGGAATAAAAACGATGAAGGTATGAAAGCTAATCCAGAAGGCGTTGCTGATTATCTAGGTAAAAATTCAGACAAACTTTAATATTTTAGGGGCTAAATTTAGCCCCCTTTATTTCTTATAAAAATAAATTTCAAAACTAAAATCCCTAATTTAAAAATTTCATATCTATAGTAAAATACAGCTAAATTTTTGTATAATACACAAATTCTAATGGAGCAGCAAAGAAAGTTTATGAAAGAATTTATAAAAGATAGTGCTTTTAAAATTTACAACACCCCATCTTACATGGTGAGTTTATATATGTTTATAGGGGTTGTTTTTTTGATAAAAGTTACAGATGGGTTTTTTTGTAAATTTCTATATTTATTAGCCGCGATATTTCTTATGCTATTTTTTATCTCTTTTGCTGGCTTTGTTTATAGAGAATTTAACAGACTTTATGAGAGAATTTCAATGTATTTTGTAGTAAGATATCAAAGAAATTTGTATAAAAAGTACCAAATTTCCCTACAAGATGCACAAATTCAAAAAGAGCAAAAAGAGTTTTGGCAAGATAGATATATGCGTGAAGAGTATGAGAAAAAGTATTGGCAAAAGCTTTTTTTTAGTAAGAAAAACAAAGAGGGCTTTGATAGTTTGACAAAAAAAGAGCTAAAAA
The sequence above is a segment of the Campylobacter corcagiensis genome. Coding sequences within it:
- a CDS encoding J domain-containing protein; translated protein: MEQQRKFMKEFIKDSAFKIYNTPSYMVSLYMFIGVVFLIKVTDGFFCKFLYLLAAIFLMLFFISFAGFVYREFNRLYERISMYFVVRYQRNLYKKYQISLQDAQIQKEQKEFWQDRYMREEYEKKYWQKLFFSKKNKEGFDSLTKKELKTIYKKAVNLCHPDKAKKKDEANEVFIELQSAYESRDSSRVISIYINLLVDRYKLD